The following are encoded in a window of Providencia rettgeri genomic DNA:
- a CDS encoding phosphopantetheine-binding protein, translating to MATISAEKHWIWLESQIQQIRTYSGIANDFTLDSALISDVHIDSLEMLELITAIEQYTGGPIQDEIWMKWHYLRDIVSYLEAACL from the coding sequence ATGGCAACCATATCAGCAGAAAAACACTGGATTTGGCTAGAAAGCCAAATTCAGCAAATTCGTACCTACTCAGGCATTGCGAATGATTTTACTTTGGATTCGGCATTGATCTCGGATGTACATATTGATTCACTTGAAATGTTGGAGCTTATCACCGCAATTGAGCAATATACGGGGGGCCCTATCCAAGATGAAATTTGGATGAAATGGCATTATCTACGGGATATTGTCAGTTATCTAGAGGCTGCTTGTCTTTGA